A single Comamonas sp. NLF-1-9 DNA region contains:
- a CDS encoding diguanylate cyclase domain-containing protein produces the protein MTPPASEPAAPDESAPLHVWGPGPLVRSLAVLLVAVAVVAGGLSAWLVSRSSEPQALQRILDQDGGEVEMLARMLSSKMELNFKMLAALADGLTPQVLGSTARLRAWLLQARPGGRLFESVAVLRAPEADGLQMQGANVSAIEQLEDAEQALARRAWQEGKPLVSGVLGGRTAQARLVLALPVLGEDGHTQALVTGSLRLQSQNLLPPSLALPERENTRYLVFTHEGVIVSHPDPARVLGLVRDEPELATLFSGKDSAAALAQPGRVVLGDGTVVGWAVVGLPGWTVTRVNHAPSLLKPLMAAEQRLWWLVAAGVALVAVAALLVLWWLMRPLTLLRQRARAVLAGEHPASVPWERQNAARARGEVQDVVRVFARLVQLRRQQQRSALALARQLEAVLEHVPLGIVLTHAQRIELASGQACRLLGSTPGQLVGRDLLQLVADAPAGQSVAERVRADFAAHGRFHGELALTRRDGSTFWAQVQGEPVHLGDLSAGVIWLLEDGSAEREARLQHDWARWHDPLTFLPNQAALVRKLPLLLSDQVAHGAAPAGAPAPEVVGALLHADLDHFTLINELAGHDAGDDVLRYLARMLQSLVRQMGWVARLGGDEFAVVLPGADLERASALAEKLRAAVAQWEPTYHGRSFSLSLSMGLVLLRPGDAVTDVLASADMACYGAKRQGRNRVQLAQSGAAANAA, from the coding sequence ATGACGCCTCCCGCGTCCGAGCCGGCGGCGCCCGACGAGTCCGCGCCCCTGCACGTCTGGGGCCCGGGCCCCCTGGTGCGCTCGCTCGCGGTGCTGCTGGTGGCCGTGGCGGTGGTTGCGGGCGGGCTTTCCGCCTGGCTGGTCTCGCGCAGCAGCGAGCCGCAGGCGCTGCAGCGCATCCTCGACCAGGATGGCGGCGAGGTGGAAATGCTCGCGCGCATGCTCTCGAGCAAGATGGAGCTCAATTTCAAGATGCTCGCGGCGCTCGCCGACGGTCTCACGCCGCAGGTGCTGGGCTCCACGGCGCGGCTGCGCGCCTGGTTGCTGCAGGCACGCCCGGGCGGGCGCCTGTTTGAATCGGTGGCGGTGCTGCGCGCGCCCGAGGCCGATGGTCTGCAGATGCAAGGCGCCAACGTGAGCGCGATCGAGCAGCTCGAAGACGCCGAGCAGGCGCTGGCGCGGCGCGCCTGGCAAGAGGGCAAGCCGCTGGTCTCTGGCGTGCTCGGCGGGCGTACCGCACAGGCTCGCCTGGTGCTGGCCTTGCCGGTGCTGGGCGAAGATGGCCACACCCAGGCGCTGGTCACCGGCAGCCTGCGCCTGCAGTCGCAAAACCTCTTGCCGCCCTCGCTTGCGCTGCCCGAGCGCGAGAACACGCGCTACCTGGTGTTCACGCACGAGGGGGTGATCGTCTCGCACCCCGATCCGGCGCGCGTGCTCGGCCTGGTGCGCGACGAGCCCGAACTGGCCACGCTGTTTTCCGGCAAGGACAGCGCGGCGGCGCTGGCGCAGCCCGGCCGCGTGGTGCTGGGCGACGGCACCGTGGTGGGCTGGGCGGTGGTGGGCCTGCCGGGCTGGACGGTGACGCGCGTGAACCATGCGCCCTCGCTGCTCAAGCCGCTGATGGCCGCCGAGCAGCGCCTGTGGTGGCTGGTGGCAGCCGGCGTTGCGCTGGTGGCCGTGGCGGCGCTGCTGGTGCTGTGGTGGCTGATGCGCCCGCTCACGCTCTTGCGCCAGCGCGCCCGCGCGGTGCTCGCGGGCGAGCATCCGGCCAGCGTCCCCTGGGAGCGGCAGAACGCTGCGCGCGCGCGCGGCGAGGTGCAGGACGTGGTGCGGGTGTTCGCCCGCCTGGTGCAGCTGCGCCGCCAGCAGCAACGCAGCGCGCTGGCGCTGGCGCGCCAGCTCGAGGCGGTGCTCGAGCACGTGCCCCTGGGCATCGTGCTCACCCACGCCCAGCGCATCGAATTGGCAAGCGGCCAGGCCTGCCGCCTGCTGGGCAGCACGCCCGGGCAACTGGTGGGGCGCGATCTGTTGCAGCTCGTCGCCGATGCCCCGGCCGGGCAAAGCGTGGCCGAGCGGGTGCGCGCCGACTTCGCCGCGCACGGGCGCTTTCACGGCGAACTGGCCCTCACGCGGCGCGATGGCAGCACCTTCTGGGCCCAGGTGCAGGGCGAGCCGGTGCACCTGGGCGACCTGAGCGCCGGGGTGATCTGGCTGCTGGAAGACGGCTCGGCCGAGCGCGAAGCGCGCCTGCAGCACGACTGGGCGCGCTGGCACGACCCGCTGACCTTCCTGCCCAACCAGGCGGCGCTGGTGCGCAAGCTGCCGCTGCTGCTGTCCGACCAGGTGGCCCACGGCGCGGCGCCGGCGGGCGCGCCCGCGCCCGAGGTGGTGGGCGCGCTGCTGCACGCCGACCTGGACCACTTCACGCTGATCAACGAACTGGCCGGGCACGACGCCGGCGACGACGTGCTGCGCTACCTGGCGCGCATGCTGCAGTCGCTGGTGCGCCAGATGGGCTGGGTGGCGCGCCTGGGGGGCGACGAGTTCGCGGTGGTGCTGCCCGGCGCCGACCTGGAGCGCGCCAGCGCGCTCGCCGAGAAGCTGCGCGCCGCGGTCGCGCAGTGGGAGCCCACTTACCACGGGCGCAGCTTTTCGCTCAGCCTGAGCATGGGTCTGGTGCTGTTGCGCCCGGGCGACGCGGTGACCGACGTTCTGGCCAGCGCCGACATGGCTTGCTACGGCGCCAAACGCCAGGGACGCAACCGCGTGCAACTGGCGCAGTCGGGAGCAGCGGCCAACGCCGCGTGA
- a CDS encoding ABC transporter ATP-binding protein: MAPLHVPVVPEAAVARLELSGITKRYPGVVANDGVSLKVQPGEIHAVLGENGAGKSTLMKIIYGAVKPDAGDMHVDGRLALVRNPQAARQLGIAMVFQHFSLFETLSVAENVWLGLDKTLSLAEVSRRIAATAATYGLEVDPERPVHTLAVGEMQRVEIIRALLAGPRLLILDEPTSVLTPQAVEKLFVTLRRLSDEGCSILYISHKLHEIRALCSACTVMRAGKVTGVCDPREETNASLSRLMIGAEPPPLTHVPREPGAPVLAVSALSLTRESPFGVDLENISLTVRAGEVLGIAGVSGNGQRELLFSLSGEDRRAPAASISIAGKAAGRMSPSARRALGLHFVPEERLGRGAVPEMSLAHNLLLTRKEAVGRLGWLRMRALRRQAADIIGRFRVKAAGTHAAARSLSGGNLQKYIMGREIDARPRLLIVSQPTWGVDVGASAQIRGEILALRDAGCAVLVVSEELDELFEICDRLHVIAKGQLSPSLARKDASVEQIGLWMSGLWPGSEGALAQQEVAHAAA; the protein is encoded by the coding sequence ATGGCGCCCTTGCATGTCCCTGTCGTTCCCGAAGCCGCCGTGGCGCGGCTGGAGCTCAGCGGGATCACCAAGCGCTACCCTGGCGTGGTCGCCAACGACGGCGTGTCGCTGAAGGTGCAGCCCGGAGAGATCCACGCGGTGCTCGGTGAAAACGGTGCCGGCAAGAGCACCTTGATGAAGATCATCTACGGCGCCGTCAAGCCCGACGCGGGCGACATGCACGTCGATGGGCGTCTGGCGCTGGTGCGCAACCCCCAGGCCGCGCGCCAACTCGGCATCGCGATGGTGTTTCAGCACTTCAGCCTGTTCGAGACGCTTTCCGTGGCCGAGAACGTCTGGCTCGGGCTGGACAAGACGCTCTCGCTGGCCGAAGTCTCGCGGCGCATCGCCGCCACTGCCGCAACCTACGGCCTGGAGGTGGACCCCGAGCGCCCGGTGCACACCCTGGCCGTGGGCGAGATGCAGCGCGTGGAGATCATCCGCGCGCTGCTCGCGGGCCCGCGCCTCTTGATCCTGGACGAGCCTACTTCGGTGCTCACGCCGCAGGCGGTGGAAAAGCTGTTTGTCACGCTCAGGCGCCTGTCCGACGAAGGCTGCTCCATCCTCTACATCAGCCACAAGCTGCACGAGATCCGCGCGCTGTGCAGCGCCTGCACGGTGATGCGCGCGGGCAAGGTCACGGGCGTGTGCGATCCGCGTGAGGAAACCAACGCCTCGCTCTCGCGCCTGATGATCGGCGCCGAGCCGCCGCCGCTCACCCACGTGCCGCGCGAGCCGGGCGCGCCGGTGCTGGCGGTGAGCGCGCTCAGCCTTACGCGCGAATCGCCCTTCGGTGTCGATCTGGAAAACATCTCGCTCACGGTGCGCGCGGGTGAGGTACTGGGCATTGCCGGGGTCTCGGGCAATGGCCAGCGTGAACTGCTGTTTTCGCTCTCCGGCGAAGACAGGCGTGCGCCTGCAGCTTCCATTTCAATAGCGGGCAAGGCGGCGGGGCGGATGAGCCCCTCGGCGCGGCGCGCGCTGGGCCTGCACTTCGTGCCCGAAGAGCGCCTGGGCCGGGGCGCGGTGCCCGAGATGAGCCTGGCGCACAACCTGCTGCTCACGCGCAAGGAGGCCGTCGGCCGCCTGGGCTGGCTGCGCATGCGCGCGCTGCGCCGCCAGGCGGCGGACATCATCGGGCGCTTTCGGGTCAAGGCCGCGGGCACGCACGCGGCGGCCCGGTCGCTGTCGGGCGGCAACCTGCAAAAGTACATCATGGGGCGCGAGATCGACGCGCGCCCCAGACTGCTCATCGTCTCGCAACCGACCTGGGGCGTGGACGTGGGCGCCTCGGCGCAGATTCGCGGAGAAATCCTGGCGCTGCGCGACGCCGGCTGCGCGGTGCTGGTGGTGAGCGAGGAGCTCGATGAGCTGTTTGAAATCTGCGACCGCCTGCACGTCATCGCCAAGGGCCAGCTCTCGCCGAGCCTGGCGCGCAAGGACGCCAGCGTCGAGCAGATCGGGCTGTGGATGAGCGGGCTGTGGCCGGGGTCCGAAGGCGCGCTGGCGCAGCAGGAGGTGGCCCATGCTGCGGCTTGA
- a CDS encoding HIT family protein, with the protein MPHFVDTSAPGSCIFCRLIAGEIPSAKVYEDEHSIAFMDLGQINPGHVLVATRQHAATLWDTTPEQAAAVMHTVHRIAAAVRAAFAPEGLMLLQANGAVAGQTVGHFHMHVVPRHADDGIAYTWPRKDPPADVLADYAGQLRAAL; encoded by the coding sequence ATGCCCCATTTCGTCGATACCTCTGCCCCCGGCAGCTGCATCTTCTGCCGTCTGATCGCGGGCGAAATCCCCAGCGCCAAGGTGTATGAGGACGAGCACAGCATCGCCTTCATGGACCTGGGGCAAATCAACCCCGGGCACGTGCTGGTGGCCACGCGCCAGCACGCCGCCACGCTCTGGGACACCACGCCCGAGCAGGCCGCCGCCGTGATGCACACCGTGCACCGCATCGCCGCAGCGGTGCGCGCCGCCTTCGCGCCCGAGGGGTTGATGCTGCTGCAGGCCAATGGCGCGGTGGCCGGCCAGACCGTGGGGCACTTTCACATGCACGTGGTGCCGCGCCATGCGGACGACGGCATTGCCTACACCTGGCCGCGCAAGGACCCGCCGGCCGACGTCCTTGCGGATTACGCCGGGCAGCTCAGGGCCGCGCTCTAG
- a CDS encoding BMP family ABC transporter substrate-binding protein, with product MIDMNKRTALRLAMVSAAALTMVACGQKDEPAPAPAAAPAEAPAAAAPAPAPAEPLKAAWIYVGPVGDGGWSFAHDNARKAVEKDFPGKLVTSFVENVPEGADTERVARDLVAQGNKLIFGTSFGFMEPMAKVAEDNPDVKFEHATGYKSSANMRTYDSRTYEGAFLAGVVAGAMTKANVLGVVGTVPIPEVVRNINSFTLGAQVSNPNIKTMVVWINEWHNPPKETEAATSLINGGADVLFQNTDSPAVLKTAESMGKRAFGWDSDMTAYGPKAHLASAIINWEPYYKKAVGEALDGTWKTGPNQWWGVKEGAIDLVSIADDVPAEAKAKVDELKAGLKDGSYHIWKGPLADNTGKEVLAEGKVADDDFLRAINYFVKGVEGKVPGTDGK from the coding sequence ATGATCGACATGAACAAACGCACGGCCCTGCGCCTGGCCATGGTGTCTGCCGCTGCGCTCACCATGGTCGCCTGCGGGCAGAAGGACGAGCCCGCGCCGGCACCTGCCGCCGCGCCCGCCGAAGCCCCAGCGGCGGCCGCGCCTGCGCCAGCCCCCGCCGAGCCGCTCAAGGCCGCGTGGATCTACGTCGGGCCGGTGGGCGACGGCGGCTGGAGCTTTGCGCACGACAACGCGCGCAAGGCGGTCGAGAAGGACTTCCCCGGCAAGCTCGTTACCAGCTTCGTCGAGAACGTGCCCGAGGGCGCCGACACCGAACGCGTGGCGCGCGACCTCGTGGCCCAGGGCAATAAGCTGATCTTCGGCACCAGCTTCGGCTTCATGGAGCCCATGGCCAAGGTCGCCGAAGACAACCCGGACGTGAAGTTCGAGCACGCCACCGGCTACAAGAGCTCGGCCAACATGCGCACCTACGACAGCCGTACCTACGAGGGCGCTTTCCTCGCCGGCGTGGTGGCGGGCGCCATGACCAAGGCCAATGTGCTGGGCGTGGTCGGCACCGTGCCGATTCCTGAAGTGGTGCGCAACATCAACAGCTTCACGCTGGGCGCGCAGGTGAGCAACCCCAACATCAAGACCATGGTGGTCTGGATCAACGAGTGGCACAACCCGCCCAAGGAAACCGAAGCCGCCACCTCGCTGATCAACGGCGGCGCCGACGTGCTGTTCCAGAACACCGACTCGCCCGCCGTGCTCAAGACGGCCGAGTCCATGGGCAAGCGCGCCTTCGGCTGGGATTCGGACATGACCGCCTACGGCCCCAAGGCGCACCTGGCTTCGGCCATCATCAACTGGGAGCCCTACTACAAGAAGGCCGTGGGCGAGGCCCTGGACGGTACCTGGAAGACCGGCCCCAACCAGTGGTGGGGCGTGAAGGAGGGCGCGATCGACCTGGTCTCGATCGCCGACGACGTGCCCGCCGAAGCCAAGGCCAAGGTGGATGAGCTCAAGGCCGGCCTGAAGGACGGCAGCTACCACATCTGGAAGGGCCCGCTGGCCGACAACACCGGCAAGGAAGTGCTGGCCGAAGGCAAGGTCGCCGACGACGACTTCCTGCGCGCCATCAACTACTTCGTCAAGGGCGTGGAAGGCAAGGTGCCGGGCACCGACGGCAAGTAA
- a CDS encoding multidrug effflux MFS transporter translates to MPFSAFFRMALVLGLLSAIGPFAIDMYLPALPDIGQSLHAGVGPVQWSLTSFFLALGIGQVAYGPLSDMFGRKPPLYFGLALFVATSVACALASDIRALVLLRFLQGLGAAAGTVIPRAIVRDLHTGNEAARLMALLMLVFSVSPLLAPLAGSGVIALVGWRGVFWVVALLGAAGVLVVQRALPETLSPAQRRRGTLAGAAQAYWTLLRDARYLGLVGIGSFTMAGFFVFLAGSPFVFINHYGLTPVQYSLAFSTNAAAFFVTAQFTARLGRRFGLERVTVWAASGAGLALVLLLACFMLGADGMWVLIVLYFIASGCMGLVIPTTAVLALDDHGPIAGTASALMGTLQMLVGTVAMALAGLFASGSPLPMVTGMAMGALIGVALTWVTFGRRRGPAHAP, encoded by the coding sequence ATGCCCTTTTCAGCCTTCTTTCGCATGGCCCTGGTGCTGGGCCTGCTCTCGGCCATAGGGCCGTTCGCCATCGACATGTACCTGCCGGCGCTGCCGGACATAGGCCAGAGCCTGCACGCCGGGGTCGGCCCGGTGCAATGGAGCCTGACCTCTTTCTTTCTTGCACTGGGCATAGGCCAGGTGGCCTACGGGCCGCTGTCGGACATGTTCGGGCGCAAGCCGCCGCTGTACTTTGGCCTGGCGCTCTTCGTTGCCACCAGCGTGGCCTGCGCGCTGGCCAGCGACATCCGCGCGCTGGTGCTGCTGCGCTTTCTGCAGGGACTGGGCGCGGCGGCCGGCACGGTGATTCCGCGCGCCATCGTGCGCGACCTGCACACCGGCAACGAGGCCGCACGGCTGATGGCGCTGCTGATGCTGGTGTTCAGCGTCTCGCCCCTGCTTGCGCCGCTGGCCGGCAGCGGCGTGATTGCGCTGGTCGGCTGGCGCGGGGTGTTCTGGGTGGTCGCGCTGCTGGGTGCGGCCGGCGTGCTGGTGGTGCAGCGCGCCCTGCCCGAGACGCTCTCGCCCGCGCAGCGGCGCCGCGGCACGCTCGCGGGCGCCGCCCAGGCCTACTGGACGCTGCTGCGCGATGCGCGCTACCTGGGTCTGGTAGGCATAGGCAGCTTCACCATGGCGGGCTTCTTCGTCTTCCTGGCGGGCTCGCCCTTTGTCTTCATCAACCACTACGGCCTCACGCCGGTGCAGTACAGCCTGGCGTTTTCGACCAACGCGGCCGCCTTCTTCGTCACCGCCCAGTTCACCGCGCGGCTGGGGCGGCGCTTTGGTCTGGAGCGCGTCACCGTCTGGGCCGCCAGCGGCGCAGGCCTGGCCCTGGTGCTGCTGCTCGCCTGCTTCATGCTGGGCGCCGACGGCATGTGGGTGCTGATCGTCCTGTACTTCATTGCCAGCGGCTGCATGGGGCTGGTGATACCCACGACCGCGGTGCTGGCGCTGGACGACCACGGCCCGATCGCGGGCACGGCTTCCGCACTGATGGGCACGCTGCAGATGCTGGTCGGCACGGTGGCCATGGCGCTGGCGGGCCTGTTTGCCAGCGGCAGCCCGCTGCCCATGGTGACTGGCATGGCAATGGGCGCGCTGATTGGCGTGGCGCTCACCTGGGTCACCTTCGGCCGGCGGCGCGGGCCGGCACACGCGCCATGA
- a CDS encoding ABC transporter permease yields MLRLELRPTPSRTWAWASPLLALAITVLLGVLLFTLLGKDPVKGLMVFFWEPIKSRYALGELGVKATPLLLIALGLAVCFRSNIWNIGAEGQYVIGAIFAGGVALLAGKETGRWIVVAVLLAGVVGGMLWAGIVALLRDRFNAGEILVSLMLVYVAIQVLNYMVFGPWKDPMGYNFPQTRTFEAVARIPKLMTGSRVNIGALIALAGAALLWLYLFRTRAGYALQVGGVAPAAARYAGFSSRAALWTALLLSGATAGLAGALEVAGPVGQLTPYIPVGYGFAAIIVAFVGRLHPLGMVLAAILMSMFYIGGELAQSRLGLPKSLTDVFQGLLLFSLMACDTLVNYRVRRASGLKGVR; encoded by the coding sequence ATGCTGCGGCTTGAACTGCGCCCCACGCCGTCGCGCACCTGGGCCTGGGCCTCGCCGCTGCTGGCGCTGGCCATCACGGTGCTGCTCGGCGTGCTGCTGTTTACCCTGCTGGGCAAGGACCCGGTCAAGGGCTTGATGGTGTTCTTCTGGGAGCCGATCAAGTCGCGCTACGCGCTCGGCGAGCTGGGCGTGAAGGCTACGCCGCTCCTGCTGATCGCGCTGGGCCTGGCGGTGTGTTTTCGCTCCAACATCTGGAACATCGGCGCCGAGGGGCAGTACGTGATCGGCGCCATCTTCGCCGGGGGCGTGGCGTTGCTTGCCGGCAAGGAGACGGGGCGCTGGATCGTCGTGGCGGTGCTCCTGGCCGGCGTGGTGGGCGGCATGCTCTGGGCGGGCATCGTGGCGCTGCTGCGTGACCGCTTCAATGCGGGCGAGATCCTGGTCAGTCTGATGCTGGTCTATGTGGCCATCCAGGTGCTCAACTACATGGTGTTCGGCCCTTGGAAGGACCCCATGGGCTACAACTTTCCGCAGACGCGCACCTTCGAGGCGGTGGCGCGCATCCCCAAGCTCATGACGGGCTCGCGCGTGAACATCGGCGCATTGATCGCGCTGGCGGGCGCGGCGCTGCTGTGGCTGTATCTGTTTCGCACCCGGGCAGGCTACGCGCTGCAGGTTGGCGGCGTGGCGCCGGCGGCGGCCCGCTATGCCGGGTTTTCCTCGCGCGCGGCGCTGTGGACGGCGCTGCTGCTTTCGGGCGCCACGGCAGGCCTGGCGGGCGCGCTGGAGGTGGCCGGCCCGGTCGGCCAGCTCACGCCCTATATCCCGGTGGGCTACGGCTTTGCCGCCATCATCGTCGCCTTTGTCGGACGGCTGCATCCGCTGGGCATGGTGCTGGCGGCGATATTGATGAGCATGTTCTACATCGGCGGCGAACTCGCGCAGTCGCGCCTGGGCCTGCCCAAGTCGCTCACCGACGTGTTTCAGGGGCTGCTGCTGTTTTCGCTCATGGCTTGCGATACCCTGGTCAACTACCGCGTGCGCCGCGCCAGCGGCCTGAAGGGGGTGCGGTGA
- a CDS encoding MFS transporter → MNAPVSDGLPEPLRSGAMRVILLGLTLAVLDTSIVNLALPDIARELQMNAAQSVWVVNAYQLAVLVSLLPLAAVGERIGYRRVYRAGMLLFALASIAAMAASSMGTLIAARALQGLGASGVMAVNSALVRLIYPAGRLGRGMALNSLVVAVSAMAGPTVSAVILSVASWPWLFALNLPLGVLAWQRAGRVLPRNPASPAPPARFSAFDVLLNATMFGLLFLGGSELTQRGEAMPAAAPVGWWLLGGGIAVGALHLGRQWRRSVPLFPVDLLRIPVFALSMASSVAAFCAQMLSFLALPFLLLQAYGHSHLQAGLLITAWPLATAIVAPIAGRLIGRYHDGMLGGLGMAVFACGLAALSFMPAHPANADVAWRLALAGAGFALFQSPNNHTIVSAAPLHRSGGASGMLGTARLTGQTLGAVILAAIFTLHPGHDGSAESLALLVAAGCALCAGVCSSLRVKT, encoded by the coding sequence ATGAACGCGCCCGTGAGCGACGGCCTGCCCGAGCCGCTGCGCTCGGGCGCGATGCGCGTCATCTTGCTGGGCCTGACGCTGGCGGTGCTCGACACCAGCATCGTCAACCTGGCACTGCCGGACATCGCCCGTGAACTGCAGATGAACGCGGCGCAAAGCGTCTGGGTGGTCAATGCCTACCAGCTCGCGGTGCTGGTGTCGCTGCTGCCGCTGGCCGCCGTGGGCGAGCGCATCGGATACCGGCGGGTGTACCGCGCGGGCATGCTGCTGTTCGCACTGGCGTCAATCGCGGCGATGGCGGCCTCGAGCATGGGCACGCTGATCGCGGCGCGCGCGCTGCAGGGGCTGGGCGCCTCGGGCGTGATGGCGGTCAATTCGGCGCTGGTGCGCCTGATCTATCCCGCGGGCCGCCTGGGGCGCGGCATGGCGCTCAATTCGCTGGTGGTGGCGGTCTCGGCCATGGCCGGGCCGACGGTCTCGGCGGTGATCCTTTCGGTGGCCAGCTGGCCCTGGCTGTTTGCGCTCAACCTGCCCCTGGGCGTGCTGGCCTGGCAGCGTGCCGGGCGGGTGCTGCCGCGCAACCCGGCGTCACCCGCGCCGCCGGCGCGGTTTTCGGCCTTCGACGTGTTGCTCAATGCGACCATGTTCGGCCTGCTGTTTCTCGGCGGCTCCGAGCTCACCCAGCGCGGCGAGGCCATGCCCGCCGCCGCGCCCGTCGGCTGGTGGCTGCTGGGCGGCGGCATCGCGGTGGGTGCGCTGCACCTGGGGCGCCAGTGGCGGCGCAGCGTGCCGTTGTTTCCCGTGGACTTGCTGCGCATACCGGTGTTCGCGCTCTCCATGGCGTCCTCCGTGGCCGCCTTCTGCGCGCAGATGCTGAGCTTTCTCGCGCTCCCGTTTTTGTTGCTGCAGGCGTACGGCCACAGCCACTTGCAGGCCGGTTTGCTGATTACCGCCTGGCCGCTGGCGACGGCTATCGTCGCGCCGATCGCGGGGCGCCTGATCGGGCGCTACCACGACGGCATGCTCGGCGGCCTGGGCATGGCGGTGTTCGCCTGCGGTCTGGCGGCGCTGTCCTTCATGCCCGCGCATCCGGCCAATGCCGACGTGGCTTGGCGCCTGGCCCTGGCCGGCGCAGGTTTTGCGCTGTTTCAGTCGCCCAACAACCACACCATCGTGAGCGCGGCCCCGCTGCACCGCAGCGGCGGCGCCAGCGGCATGCTGGGCACGGCGCGCCTCACCGGACAGACCCTGGGCGCCGTGATCCTGGCGGCCATCTTCACGCTGCACCCGGGCCACGACGGCAGCGCCGAGAGCCTGGCGCTGCTGGTGGCCGCGGGCTGCGCGCTGTGCGCCGGTGTGTGCAGCTCGCTGCGCGTGAAGACCTGA
- a CDS encoding DUF1566 domain-containing protein: MQMHTLSRRLAAAGAVLQMSLALAQGGSPAPAPPASPWVVSADGALVVDTRSHLAWERCVVGMQWDGRGCRGRARLLTFSEAKALASERWKAEGVRWRLPRVPELRRLVQRGGAQQGVDPQLFPDAPGGLHWSGTSSVNAGAVNPYAYDNVMRGGRGGDTLRVRSAWAVDMDSAQGHGDVPHASALVVRLVRPAPRGR; the protein is encoded by the coding sequence ATGCAGATGCACACCCTCTCGCGCCGGCTGGCGGCGGCCGGCGCAGTCTTGCAGATGTCCCTCGCCCTGGCGCAGGGCGGCTCGCCCGCGCCCGCACCGCCAGCATCGCCCTGGGTGGTGTCGGCCGATGGCGCGCTGGTTGTGGACACGCGCTCGCACCTGGCCTGGGAGCGCTGCGTCGTCGGCATGCAGTGGGACGGACGCGGCTGCCGCGGGCGCGCGCGCTTGCTGACTTTTTCCGAGGCCAAGGCGCTGGCGAGCGAGCGCTGGAAGGCCGAGGGCGTGCGCTGGCGCCTGCCGCGCGTGCCCGAGCTGCGCCGGCTGGTGCAGCGCGGCGGAGCGCAGCAGGGCGTGGATCCGCAGCTTTTCCCCGATGCGCCCGGTGGCCTGCACTGGAGCGGCACGAGCAGCGTGAACGCCGGCGCCGTCAACCCCTACGCCTACGACAACGTGATGCGTGGCGGCCGGGGCGGCGACACCCTGAGGGTGCGCAGCGCCTGGGCGGTGGACATGGACAGCGCCCAGGGCCATGGCGACGTGCCGCACGCCAGCGCCCTGGTTGTGCGGCTGGTGCGCCCTGCGCCCCGGGGGCGCTGA
- a CDS encoding ABC transporter permease, translating to MDAYPLLFASTLAAGTVLALAALGLLINEKSGVVNLGAEGMMLCAAIAGFATVVHTGSDTLGFVAGMAAGALLAAAFGWLVIWLNANQYATGLALTLFGAGFSAFVGINYVQAQMPPRPRFNWLGLGDLPIIGPALLRQHPLVYFGIALTVFLIWMLYRTRVGLVLRAVGESPESAHALGYPVRRIRMTAVIAGGALCGLAGAFLSIIYTPLWVEGMVAGKGWIALALTTFGTWRPARVLLGAYLFGGVTMLQFYLQSQGSPIPSQLLTALPYLATVVVLALISRNPTWIRVNMPASLGKPFHPGS from the coding sequence ATGGACGCCTATCCTCTGCTCTTTGCCTCTACCCTCGCCGCGGGCACGGTGCTGGCGCTGGCGGCGCTGGGCCTGCTCATCAACGAAAAATCCGGCGTGGTGAACCTGGGCGCCGAAGGCATGATGCTGTGCGCCGCCATTGCCGGCTTCGCTACCGTGGTGCATACCGGCAGCGACACGCTGGGCTTTGTGGCCGGCATGGCGGCAGGCGCGCTGCTGGCCGCGGCCTTCGGCTGGCTGGTGATCTGGCTCAACGCCAACCAGTACGCCACGGGCCTGGCGCTGACACTGTTCGGCGCGGGCTTCTCCGCCTTTGTCGGCATCAACTACGTGCAGGCGCAGATGCCGCCGCGCCCGCGCTTCAACTGGCTGGGCCTGGGCGATCTGCCCATCATCGGGCCGGCGCTGCTGCGCCAGCACCCGCTGGTGTACTTCGGCATTGCGCTCACCGTCTTTCTGATCTGGATGCTCTACCGCACCCGCGTCGGCCTGGTGCTGCGCGCGGTGGGCGAATCGCCCGAATCGGCGCATGCGCTGGGCTATCCGGTGCGCCGCATCCGCATGACGGCGGTGATCGCGGGTGGCGCGCTGTGCGGCCTGGCGGGGGCGTTTTTGTCCATCATCTACACCCCGTTGTGGGTCGAGGGCATGGTCGCGGGCAAGGGCTGGATTGCGCTGGCGCTGACTACCTTCGGCACCTGGCGTCCGGCCCGGGTACTGCTGGGCGCCTACCTGTTCGGCGGCGTGACCATGCTGCAGTTCTACCTGCAGAGCCAGGGCTCGCCCATCCCCAGCCAGCTGCTCACGGCGCTGCCTTATCTGGCCACGGTGGTCGTGCTCGCGCTGATTTCACGCAATCCGACCTGGATTCGTGTCAACATGCCGGCCTCGCTGGGCAAGCCGTTTCATCCCGGGTCTTGA